One Helicoverpa zea isolate HzStark_Cry1AcR chromosome 20, ilHelZeax1.1, whole genome shotgun sequence genomic region harbors:
- the LOC124639926 gene encoding uncharacterized protein LOC124639926 isoform X1, with amino-acid sequence MAFGRVVNSAPESTLLGSQTARLLRARRSRISRLVFPGSRVYSARLANCAPSPGKVIDDQPPGLLRQSYLLCSARNLRNLLRARRSRISRLVYPGTRVYSARLANCAPSPGKVIDEQPPGLPEQSCLLCLARNLRAFSGKGARVYSARLANCAPSPGKAIEDQPPGLPGQSCLLCSARELRAFSGQGEGSRVYSARPRELRAFYGQGDRGSAAWSTQALVSTLLGLRTARLLRARRSRISRLVYPGTRVYSARLANCAPPPGKAIEDQPPGLPGQSCLLCSAREKRAFSGQGDRR; translated from the exons ATGGCGTTTGGTCGCGTGGTCAACTCCGCGCCGGAGTCTACTCTGCTCGGCTCGCAAACTGCGCGTCTTCTACGGGCAAGACGATCGAGGATCAGCCGCCTGGTGTTTCCGGGCAGTCGTGTCTACTCTGCTCGGCTCGCGAACTGCGCGCCTTCTCCGGGCAAGGTGATCGACGATCAGCCGCCTGGTCTTCTCAGGCAGTCGTATCTACTCTGCTCGGCTCGTAACCTGCGCAACCTTCTCCGGGCAAGACGATCGAGGATCAGCCGCCTGGTCTACCCGGGCACTCGTGTCTACTCTGCTCGGCTCGCGAACTGCGCGCCTTCTCCGGGCAAGGTGATCGACGAGCAGCCGCCTGGTCTTCCCGAGCAGTCGTGTCTACTCTGCTTGGCTCGTAACCTGCGCGCCTTCTCCGGGAAAG GCGCTCGTGTCTACTCTGCTCGGCTCGCGAACTGCGCGCCTTCTCCGGGCAAGGCGATCGAGGATCAGCCGCCTG GTCTTCCCGGGCAGTCGTGTCTACTCTGCTCGGCTCGCGAACTGCGCGCCTTCTCCGGGCAAGGCGAGGGCAGTCGTGTCTACTCTGCTCGGCCTCGCGAACTGCGCGCCTTCTACGGGCAAGGCGATCGAGGATCAGCCGCCTGGTCTACCCAGGCACTCGTGTCTACTCTGCTCGGCTTGCGAACTGCCCGCCTTCTCCGGGCAAGGCGATCGAGGATCAGCCGCCTG GTCTACCCGGGCACTCGTGTCTACTCTGCTCGGCTCGCGAACTGCGCGCCTCCTCCGGGCAAGGCGATCGAGGATCAGCCGCCTGGTCTTCCCGGGCAGTCGTGTCTACTCTGCTCGGCTCGCGAAAAGCGCGCCTTCTCCGGACAAGGCGATCGAAGATGA
- the LOC124639927 gene encoding uncharacterized protein LOC124639927 has translation MTCVSSMLVDNVTCVSSMLVDYVTCVSSMLVDYVTCVSSMLVDYVTCVSSMLVDYVTCVSSMLVDYVTCVSSMLVDYVTCVSSMLVDYVTCVSSMLVDYVTCVSSMLVDYVTCVSSMLVDYVTCVSSMLVDYVTCVSSMLVDYVICVSSMLVDNVTCVSSVLVDYVTCVSSTLKIH, from the coding sequence ATGACCTGCGTGTCGTCAATGCTCGTTGACAACGTGACCTGCGTGTCGTCAATGCTCGTTGACTACGTGACCTGCGTGTCGTCAATGCTCGTTGACTACGTGACCTGCGTGTCGTCAATGCTCGTTGACTACGTGACCTGCGTGTCGTCAATGCTCGTTGACTACGTGACCTGCGTGTCGTCAATGCTCGTTGACTACGTGACCTGCGTGTCGTCAATGCTCGTTGACTACGTGACCTGCGTGTCGTCAATGCTCGTTGACTACGTGACCTGCGTGTCGTCAATGCTCGTTGACTACGTGACCTGCGTGTCGTCAATGCTCGTTGACTACGTGACCTGCGTGTCGTCAATGCTCGTTGACTACGTGACCTGCGTGTCGTCAATGCTCGTTGACTACGTGACCTGCGTGTCGTCAATGCTCGTTGACTACGTGATCTGCGTGTCGTCAATGCTCGTTGACAACGTGACCTGCGTGTCGTCAGTGCTCGTTGACTACGTGACCTGCGTGTCGTCAACCCTCAAAATTCACTGA
- the LOC124639926 gene encoding uncharacterized protein LOC124639926 isoform X2 — MAFGRVVNSAPESTLLGSQTARLLRARRSRISRLVFPGSRVYSARLANCAPSPGKVIDDQPPGLLRQSYLLCSARNLRNLLRARRSRISRLVYPGTRVYSARLANCAPSPGKVIDEQPPGLPEQSCLLCLARNLRAFSGKGARVYSARLANCAPSPGKAIEDQPPGLPGQSCLLCSARELRAFSGQGDRGSAAWSTQALVSTLLGLRTARLLRARRSRISRLVYPGTRVYSARLANCAPPPGKAIEDQPPGLPGQSCLLCSAREKRAFSGQGDRR, encoded by the exons ATGGCGTTTGGTCGCGTGGTCAACTCCGCGCCGGAGTCTACTCTGCTCGGCTCGCAAACTGCGCGTCTTCTACGGGCAAGACGATCGAGGATCAGCCGCCTGGTGTTTCCGGGCAGTCGTGTCTACTCTGCTCGGCTCGCGAACTGCGCGCCTTCTCCGGGCAAGGTGATCGACGATCAGCCGCCTGGTCTTCTCAGGCAGTCGTATCTACTCTGCTCGGCTCGTAACCTGCGCAACCTTCTCCGGGCAAGACGATCGAGGATCAGCCGCCTGGTCTACCCGGGCACTCGTGTCTACTCTGCTCGGCTCGCGAACTGCGCGCCTTCTCCGGGCAAGGTGATCGACGAGCAGCCGCCTGGTCTTCCCGAGCAGTCGTGTCTACTCTGCTTGGCTCGTAACCTGCGCGCCTTCTCCGGGAAAG GCGCTCGTGTCTACTCTGCTCGGCTCGCGAACTGCGCGCCTTCTCCGGGCAAGGCGATCGAGGATCAGCCGCCTG GTCTTCCCGGGCAGTCGTGTCTACTCTGCTCGGCTCGCGAACTGCGCGCCTTCTCCGGGCAAG GCGATCGAGGATCAGCCGCCTGGTCTACCCAGGCACTCGTGTCTACTCTGCTCGGCTTGCGAACTGCCCGCCTTCTCCGGGCAAGGCGATCGAGGATCAGCCGCCTG GTCTACCCGGGCACTCGTGTCTACTCTGCTCGGCTCGCGAACTGCGCGCCTCCTCCGGGCAAGGCGATCGAGGATCAGCCGCCTGGTCTTCCCGGGCAGTCGTGTCTACTCTGCTCGGCTCGCGAAAAGCGCGCCTTCTCCGGACAAGGCGATCGAAGATGA
- the LOC124640162 gene encoding uncharacterized protein LOC124640162 yields MDLDNEVLIALVFDKQCLWDKTHKFHSNRNVTDKCWKEITLKMKQDESKIRKRWRYLRDQFAVELGKIPTSRSGDEATTVYPKWRYFKPLLFLKPMVKARLTTGSLTRQRSHSNSAVSLDSETENTQTTNDNDCSLSSEPSNMEDNDASDQPTVSPAMPVSKITLKRPKRTINDKLLAIEHQKLKFLQDNEKSRQNRTTDADNEHILFFKSLIPHIEKIPQHMLLSFRNRIQSVVEEFAYQSLQYGNPSSMSNDSYSSNVSRNSTPEKLNKFSINFD; encoded by the exons atggatTTGGATAACGAAGTTTTGATAGCCCTAGTGTTTGATAAACAATGTTTATGGGACAAAACTCATAAGTTCCACAGCAACAGAAATGTTACAGATAAGTGTTGGAAAGAGATCACTTTGAAAATGAAACAGGATG aaagtaaaataagaaaaagatGGAGATATCTAAGGGATCAATTTGCGGTAGAGTTAGGAAAGATTCCAACTTCTCGCTCTGGAGATGAGGCAACTACAGTATACCCCAAATGGCGATATTTTAAACCCTTACTTTTTCTCAAACCTATGGTGAAGGCGCGGCTAACCACTGGAAGTTTGACGCGACAAAGATCTCATTCAAATAGTGCTGTGAGCCTTGATAGTGAAACAGAAAACACCCAAACTACAAATGACAATGATTGTTCTCTTTCATCTGAACCAAGCAATATGGAAGATAATGATGCGAGTGACCAACCAACAGTGTCTCCTGCAATGCCCGTTTCAAAAATCACTTTGAAAAGGCCGAAGAGAACAATCAATGACAAATTATTGGCCATTGAGCATCAAAAACTTAAATTTTTACAAGACAATGAAAAATCCCGACAGAATAGAACAACAGATGCAGACAacgaacatattttattttttaaaagcctCATACCACACATTGAAAAAATTCCACAGCACATGCTACTTTCTTTTAGAAACCGCATTCAAAGCGTCGTCGAAGAGTTCGCGTACCAATCTTTGCAATATGGTAACCCTAGTTCGATGTCAAACGACTCTTATTCAAGTAATGTTTCCCGTAATAGTACTCCAgagaaactaaataaattttccATTA